DNA sequence from the Schistocerca americana isolate TAMUIC-IGC-003095 chromosome 2, iqSchAmer2.1, whole genome shotgun sequence genome:
CAAAAAACGATAACGAAAACACATCGGTGATTGCCCTAAATGCATCTAATTAATGAAATGGACCAACTCCAGTCAGATTTGACCCAATACTACAACCTGCAAAAAGTACTATACCCACAAGTGGAAGTAAATTCTAGTAGTAGCGTAATTTGTTTGGGGCTGACTTGCAACAATTAGATGTTTACAGTATCTGCAGTCTTTTCTGCAAGCTGGCATTGAAAAATGTTGTGTTCCCAAGTATGGTATGTTTTTAGCTATTGcagaaaacatgttgttgttgttgttgttgttgtggtcttcagtcctgagactggtttgatgcagctctccatgctactctatcctgtgcaagcttcttcatctcccagtgcctactgcaacctacatccttctgaatttgcttagtgtattcatctcttggtttgcctctacgatttttaccctccacactgccctccagtactaaattggtgatcccttgatgcctcagaacatgtcctaccaaccaatcccttcttctagtcaagatgtgccacaaacttctcttctccccaatcctattcaatacttcctcattaattatgtgatctacccatctaatcttcagcattcttctgtagcaccacatttcaaaagcttctattctcttcctgtccaaactatttagcatccatgtttcacttccatacgtggctacactccatacaaatactttcagaaatgccttcctgacatctatactcgatgttaacaaatttctcttcttcagaaacgctttccttgctattgccagtctacattttatatcctctctacttcgaccatcatcagttattttgctccccaaatagcaaaactcctttactactttaagtgtctcatttcctaatctaattccctcaacattaaccaacttaattcgactacattccattatccttgttttgcttttgttgatgttcatcttataccctcctttcaagacactatccattccattcaactgctcttccaagtcctttgctgtctctggcagaattacaatgtcatcggcaaaccttaaagtttttatttcttctccatggattttaatacctactccgaatttgtcttttgtttccttcactgcttcctcaatatacagattgaataacatcgaggagagactacaaccctgtctcactcccttcccaaccactgcttccctttcatgtcccttgactcttataactgccatctggtttctgtacaaattgtaaatagccttttgctccctgtattttacccctgccaccttcagaatttgaaagagcgtattccagtcaacattgtcaaaagctttctccaggtctacaaatgctagaaacgtaggtttaccttttcttgatatagcttctaagatagggtcagtattgcctcacgtgttccaacatttctacggaatccaaactgatcttccccaaggttggcttctaccagtttttccattcgtctgtaaagaacccgcgttagtattttgcagccgtgacttattaaactcatagtttggtaattttcacatttgtcgacacctgctttctttgggtttggaattattatattgttcttgaagtctgagggtattttgcctgtctcacacatctcgctttcgtagatggtagagttttgtcagggctggctctctatCACCCAGTCATGCTTTAAATAACGTCATGTCTTAATTGTTGAAAAAGTTAAGAAACCTAAAAATTATCCACTAAGACAGTTTCGTTTTGGCAAACAGGATTCTGTAAATCAAACGATCTTCTCATTCATAATTGATGTGTTAGAATCTCTAAACAGTGTAAACACTAAGAAATTGCCAGTTGGTGTCTTGCATGAGCTCTAAAATTCCGTTTTATTGTGTAGATCACGAAATATTTCTAAGTAAGGTCTGACAGAGATCCTGTAGATAATTGGTTAGTGTCATCCCTTGAAGACAAAAGTTAGTAATGTCTCAAATGGCACATCCCAAGATGTGGTGTCCTCTGAGTGGGGCATAATACAGCATTGGGCCTATCATGGTTCTGCACTTTCACCCTTGCTGTTCCTAAAACCTGTAAATGATCTTTAAAAAATGGATTAAAACAGTCTGAccacagtaaaatatttatttacaacttggCTACCGGAATGTGACCATCTTCATCTTATTTATACCATGATGGTAGACGGTGGCAGTGAATGATGAGCTGCTACGATTTCACAAACGTCTACTATCCACCTACCGTCatggtataaatggtctgaagatggtcactttcTGACTGAAATAGATAACCATTATTTTGTTATGgtaaagactgtttttaatcagTTTTAGCGAGAGCACTATATTTCTCCACAAGAAATGCTTTCAAAAATTACTGCGAATTATCTGCCTCTGCCCATTAGCAAAAAATGTAATTTCACAATGTTTGCTGGCAATGCAGTCATTGCAGTAGATAATACATCTGTTATGAAATAAAAATCTGATGCAAATGGCTAACTTCAGTAAGTTGTGGCTTGATTGCAGTCATCTCACTTATGGCTAATCTAAGAAATATAGGTGTCATTCACTTCCATGCAAACCACAAGAAGGCAGAAACGGTAATTATTATCCATTATGAACATATAAGAATGCAAGTGTATTTCTTACAAATGTTGAGTGTTCATGTAGATAGGCGTATCATTTGCTTTAAGAATGATCTCCCATTTTGGTGTTTGCAGTACCTGAAAGTCTGCgtatttcagttattttcattcagtaatgcatACCAACATGAAAAATGTCTTCACTGCACAGAAAAGAACAATTAGAATCTAGAGTCTTAATCTGTATCTCCTCCTCAACCTCGTGCCATAATCTTTTCAAACAACTTGTTATACATTATGTCCATTCTTATACTCCCTGATCATAAATATTCACATCACTATCTAATAACACCAAATGCATAAATACTCTcgtcatttaaaatttaaaaagtactTCCTTTACTTATAATTTTACTCAATATAAGAATTCATCTGCAGTAATAAATGAAAGCTATGTGGTGCTCTGATGCACATGTGCACTTAAAGGGAAAAGTACTTCTTTACAATGCTAATGTCCTAAATGGAAATTACGGTTAGTTCTTTCCTTATTTTATGTAATCATTAAACTCTATTTATGTCACTTTTTACTACAAAATGTATTTTAATCTAACTTAGTAAGGGAAAATGTTTACTTTTGCTGCTTAAAACTATCTTTTTTAGTGTGTCTAAACTGAGGCTACTGAAGTGTGAATCAAATGTGTTGGCATCACGTTAAATTTTGGTTTCTTTCTTGCTTACAGGATTCTTTGTTGCTACACAGTTTTTCTTCACGCTGAGTTTTACATTGTTGCTTATTGCAAGTTTCCTAGTGGCCCTTTATACTTGTTGCAGCAAAGATCATGACAGATTTGTGCTGCTGTTGTTTGTGATTGGTTCTGACATGATTCTTGCAGGTAAGTGATTCTTACTATTTGTTATCAGTGTTCATGTATTGCTAATGACTGCATTCTTACAGTCCTAAACTATAATTTTAGTATTGGAAATTATGGCATAGTAAATAGTTTAGCTGGAACCatgattactttttaaatttttccctCATTGTAATCAAACTGCCAGTCACTCTCTCTGCATTGATTTAAGTCATAGTCTGCaaagaaaatttgtatttaaaCAGGCCCCAGGCAGTGatgtaaaatttttgttgcctcagATAGTAAATTACAGGATGATTTTCTGAAGTTTTATGCTGACATGCATGCTTTTGTTTTCCTAATATTTTACTGGTGGCAGTGGTGGACACTATGGTCTTTACTTTCATCTAGCAGACGTACCATTGCCATAGATAAGTGCACTGTTAGTCTATCTTGCACAGCAAAAATCAGCATAAAGGAAGCACCCATTCACCATCTATACTGAATGATTTTTCCTTCTCATTGAGGTTATTGATGCTTTCAGTAGCCTCTTTAAGTACAGAACTACAGTAAATGGCAGCTTTAACCAGGACTCAAGCTCTGTTGTTTAAACTGATGGTATGACAACCATTGTTTTAATGCATATGTTGccgttgtatatatatatacagacaacGGCAACATATGCATTAAAACAATGGTTGTcatacaaactgttgcctcatcaggaaagagggaaggagagggaaagacggaaggaagtgggttttaagggtgagggtaaggagtcattccaatcccgggagcagaaagacttaccttagggggaaaaaaggacaggtatacactcgcgcacacacacacatatccatccacacatacagacacaagcagacatatttaaagacaaagagtttgggtagagatgtcagtcgaggcagtgttgaaagacaggtgaggtacgagtggcggaaacttgaaattagcagagattgaggcctggaggataacgagaagagaggatatattgaggAGCAAGTTCCcttctccggagttcggataggttggtgttagtgggaagtatccagataacccggacagacggtgtaacactgcgccaagatgtgctggccgtgcactaaggcatgtttagccacagggtgatcctcattaccaacaaacactgtctgcctgtgtccattcatgcgaatggacagtttgttgctggtcattcccacatagaatgcatcacagtgtaggcgggtcagttggtagatcacgtgggtgctttcacacgtggctctgcctttgatcgtgtacaccttccaggttacaggactggagtaggtggtgggagggtgcatgggacaggttttacaccggggggcggttacaagggtaggagccagagggtagggaaggtggtttggggatttcatagagatgaactaagaggttacgaaggttaggtggacggtggaaagacactcttggtggagtggggaggatttcatgaaggatggatctcatttcagggcaggatttgaggaagtcgtatccctgctggagagccacattcagaatctgatccagtcccggaaagtatcctgtcacaagtggggcacttttgtggttcttctgtgggaggttctgggtatgagaggatgaggaagtggctctggttatttgcttctgtaccaggtcgggagggtagttgcgggatgcgaaagctgttgtcaggttgttggtgtaatgcttcagggattccggactggagcagattcgtttgccacgaagacctaggctgtagggaagggaccgtttgatgtggaatgggtggcagctgtcgtaatggaggtactgttgcttgttggtgggcttgatgtggacggatgtgtgaagctggccattggacaggtggaggtcaacatcaaggaaagtggcatgggatttggagtagggccaggtgaatctgatggaaccaaaggagttgaggttggagaggaaattctggagttcttcttcactgtgagtccagatcatgaagatgtcatcaataaatctgtaccaaactttgggttggcaggcctgggtaaccaagaaggcttcctctaagcggccCATGAATAAGTTGGCTTATGAAGGGGCTagcctggtacccatggctgttccctttaattgttggtatgtctggtcttcaaaagtgaagaagttgtgggtcaggatgaagctggctaaggtaatgaggaaagaggttttaggtaggatggcaggtgatcggcgtgaaaggaagtgctccatcgcagcgaggccctggacgtgtgggatatttgtgtataaggaagtgtataaggaagtggcatcaatggttacaaggatggtttctgggggtaacggattgggtaaggattccaggcgttcgagaaagtggttggtgtctttgatgaaggatgggagactgcatgtaatgggttgaaggtctTGATctgcgtaggcagagatacattctgtgggggcttggtaaccagctacaatggggcggccggggtgattgggtttgtgaattttaggaagaaggtaggggtgcagggtgtcggtgggatcaggaggttgatggagtcaggtgagaggttttgtagggggcctaaggttctgaggattccttgaagctccgcctggacatcaggaatgggattaccttggcaaactttgtatgtggtgttgtctgaaagctgacgcagtccctcagccacatactcccgacgatcaagtaccacagtcgtggaacccttgtctgccggaagaatgacgatggaccggtcagccttcagatcacggatagcctgggctttagcagtggtgatgttgggagtacgattaaggttttttaagaaggattgagaggcaaggctggaagtcagaaattcctggaatgtttggagagggtgattttgaggaagagaaggtgggtcccgctgtgatggaggacggatctgttccaggcagggttcaatttggatagtgtcttggggagttggatcattaggggtaggaataggatcatttttcttcgtggcaaagtgatacttccagcagagagtacgagtgtaggacagtaaatctctgacgagggctgtttggttgaatctgggagtggggctgaaggtgaggcctttggataggacagaggtttcggattgggagagaggtttggaggaaaggttaactactgaattagggtgttgtggtaccagattgtgttgattggaattttgaggttttggagggagtggagctggaagtgggagattgagtagatgggagagactgggtttgtgtgcaatgagaggaggttgaggtttgctggaaaggttgtgaagggtgagtgagttgcctttccggaggtgggaaaccaggagattggatagttttttgaggtgaagggtggaatgctgttctaatttgcggttggcctgtaggaggatgctctgaatagccggtgtggatgtgggagaggaaagattgaggacttttattaaggataggagttgacgggtgtgttcattggctgagttgatgtgtaggtgaaggattaggtgggtaagggcaatggattgttcagtttggaactggtatagggactgatggaaagaagggttgcagccagagatgcgaactttaagtgtgaggcctttgggggttatgccaaatgtcagacaagcctgagaaaataaaatatgcgagcgtaatctggctagggtaacagtttgttgcgaaagcttgaattttgtgtgtatgtttgtgttcgtttgtgtgtctgtcgacctgccagcactttcatttggtaagtcacatcatctttgtttttagatatatttgtcctacgtggaatgtttccctctattataactacactatggacaggtagacaatttaagaaaattctttatagaacgagcaggaactagcaatcactcatataaatacatcggctacaccattgcaatttcataaccttttctacaaccctttagatcacataacatcaacagatagaagaaaataaattggagaaagaaaacactacatggcaagcacccgtatcatctaagacagccacacattgatcaagacgcatccaacacatggctatgaaaaggcaatatatacagtgagacagaaggattcatgattgcaatacaggatcaaacaataaacactagatattacagcaagcatattattaaagatcccaatgccacaacagataaatgcagactttgcaaacaacaaataaaaacagtagaccacatcacaatcggatgtacaatactagcaaatacggaatataccagaagacatgacaatgtagcaaaataatacatcaacaacttgccatacaacataaactaataaaacaacatgttcccacatacaaatatgcaccacaaaatgtactggagagtgatgaatacaaattatactggaacagaaccattataacagataaaacaacaccacataacaaacctgacatcatattcaccaataaaaagaagaaattaacacaactaatcgaaatatccatacccaataaaacaaatatgcagaagaaaacaggagaaaaaattgaaaaatacatacaactggctgaggaagtcaaggacatgtggcatcaggataaagttggcattatacaaattatactatcaactacaggagtcataccacacaatgtcCACCAGTGCATCAACgcagtacagctacatccaaacatatatgtacaactacagaagtctgtaattattgatacatgttcaattacctgaaagttcctaaatgcaacgtaacatataccgtacagttaaaaggaagtcacgcttgatcaaggtccgcgtcactttccatttttaaccagacataacgtctgagaaaggaaagaataataataataataataataataataataataatgtgtacaaTGTTCTATCGACTAACCACCAATGCTGTAGCCATACCAAGAGTAGTAGTATGCTACTGTATATTTAATTTGATGAACTATTAGAAATCTTTTTTTGCAAGATGCCCAAAAGCAAGCACTAACGTAAATTCCTCAGCATTATTTAGATCATTTTAGAAAAATGAGTCATTTTGTGTGCCttatttttaaactgaaatttattGATGTGTGTCTTTACATGCATTTCTGGATCATAAGATTGATGTACAGGAGATGCATCAAAAATTAAATCACAACTAATGAGAGCATTGGCActtgttttaaaaaatttatacTGCTAATGAGTTGCAGTCTTTACATAATGAAATTAATGATAAATGACATCCCGCAGAGATTATCAGTTCATCTTTCATGTACTCTTCCTGTGAATACTAACGTAATGGAGTATTGAGTAGTTTTTGCTTTGTTACCCCAGCTTGAAGTTTAGAATATTTGGGCTTTTTAATTTGAAGTAAAAATAATTGAACaagaaacataaaatttaattttatgttaattaataaacaattgttaattaattaattcttcagCTTCCATCTTTATCGTAGttccaatttaaaatttttttgtattatatgtgaatgaacaaaataattttctgtgaataTTTCTGTTGTGCTGTATAAACTGACTATGATCTTGTACATGTACAGGAAGTCCAATTTTTTAAGTAGTTGTTAATGCAGATGAGACTTACTCCCGCCACTTCATAATGTTGGAAACGTCCATTATCACTGTGGGCACACCAAATCTGAGTAGTATGTGAAACCCAGTACTtacatttacaaaagaaacttgcaAATTTGTTTCATAGTTACATTAGTCTCCTGCTCTATTGAAGGAAATCCAGTATTGTCTGGATGTGATGTTGCTTTGACTTATTGGTTCTCCTTCCAATTCAGAACATTGTTTACTCCCCTCATGTATGACATCCTGGAACACTGTTAACTGAGAAAAACAAAACCTGGATGATTACCATACTGATAAATAAAGGAAATTAGTTCATGAATAGTTCAGTGGAATATGAAGAGTTGACTTTTTGCTCAGCAGTCTCACTTCCTTCAGGCATAGTGCCTTTAATTTGTGTTATTTTCTGCAGTCTTTCACTGCTTTCAATATATTTCtcctttttttccttcatttgctCAAAAGAAGAGAAACGACTGTCATGTACTACGCATCTTTCATTTCAAATTAGATAGTAATTAGCTATATGTTACGGTCCATACACACTTCTCACACAATTTCAAATGTTATTCATTAAGGTACTGAATTAGCTGTGATAAAGTGGTCTCGGTGACTCTAAAACGTAATCTAAGAAAGATGCTAATATTTTCAGTTTGTCAGTTACCATTTTAACAGTGTTAACTTAATTATTTTCAGCTATCTCTGGTACACTGGCAGTAATAATATTTGGGGCAAGAGGAGATGGTCGTGACTGGTTACCAAATTGGGAACACAATGAAATCTCATGGTCTTATGCTCTGGCTGTGTTTGGTGTAGTATTCCTATATTTATCAGGAATATTATTTCTTGTAGAAGGACGTGTCCATCGCAAAAGACAGAAGCGGGAACGAGAGGCTGCACAGTCTGCGTATCACATGGAACCAAGGAAAGCTGCCCACACAGTAATTTGAAAGCATCTCGAAGCATAAAATGTCTATGACACTAATGTAGCTGGACTACATTAAGCAgcaaattttttaaacaatttttttttcttttatcatcaaAAAGCTGGCATCAGTCAAACCAAAACCAGCAGTGGGCTTTATGTTGACCTAGAAAACATAACCAATATTTTGTTCACTATTGGTTATGTGATTTAAACTACTTGTGGTTTACATCACTAGTAGGAAAAAattatacatatattatataatattACATACACATAAACATGTATGATGTCTGTAATGTACACACTGTTGTGTACACTTTATTGTCGAAGTTGTATAAGAAGAATTCTACTCAGGGTACTGTTCAGAAGTTGGTGCAcatcacattttaatttttgtgtttgggAATCATATTTGCAGGATTTTTTAACAGGAGTGTTTCAGATTTTACATATAACTACTTTTCTTACTGTTGAGATTGGATCTACAAGTCCATGTTAAGATAGCTTTTAAACAGATTAACTTGTATTAAAATACTAAAAATGGAATGAATGTACACGTATGAAAGAAAGAAATGGTAGCTAAGTAATAACAGTGATCTCTGATTAGTTCATACATTTTTTGGGATCAAAAACAAATTGACAAAAGACGATTACATTAGCACTTAAAATCACTGCAAAATTTTCTAACAAAGTGATATACAAAGTTGATGACTTGACTGCAGTGAATTATATTGACCGAAGAGTGAAAGAAAGTAACATGGCTGCAGAGAAGGTCTTAAGTTTTAGTGTGACAGATGAGGTTTCCATCATCAATGTGTGTATAAATTCTGTGAAGAACACATGGAGTTTACTggcatgcttttttttttattttccagcaGTACAAGACCTTAATGAGTAAGCACAGTTTCAGTATACTTCACCACCAATGTATTTTTCATCAAAAACTAATTTCAGTCTAATGAATATGAATTTGCTGCTGCCTGTTCCGTTAAGTATAATGTCTGTAACCTTTGATAAATGCAGCTTCTGTAAAACTAGTGACTCTATTCTTTACTGAATCTGCTTTTTGGAAAACAGAcaccatttattttatattttatgcagTTTTAAAGATTACAATGCAGCAGCCATTTATATTAACATAAAATTGAAGTACAGTCCCTGTGTGAAATGATCTCTTCTCCACTTTGATTGGTATAAAATAATGGGGGCAATGAATATATGTTGTGATGTAAGTTGTTGTCTGAGCTTTGTATGTAACCTATTCCGTCCATTTCAGTATCAGTTAAGTATAGAAGGTAAACATTTGTAGTTTCTATAAAAGATGTGTACAGCACAATTGTGTACTCATTTTCCTATAATATTTTTCAGTAATAGCATTGCCTTCAAGCAAGCTTTTTCTTGTAGCAGTATTATTAAGTGAATTGTATATAAACACAAACGCAAAAACGTTGAAGTGTTCTCACTAAGTGCACTTTTACCCATTTCTTAACTTTCATCCAGTCCCctctttgaaataaagaaaatcagcaaGGTAATATTGCTTCATCAGTGTTGTGCAAGTAATGTTCAATGTGTCTTTGTATGGTTCAGAAAATTGATGGTATGTACAGGATATGTATCATTTACTTCTAATAAATCTCAATTCTTTTTTACAGAATTTATATAGTAAGTCTATGTAAAAGATAACTTTGAAGATTTTTACAagtttaatacatttattttgtaCATCGTTTTTACTTTGGCAGTGGATACTGATTTTCAGTGTTAAAAATTCAGATAGAATCTCTAGCTGTAGTAGCAGGCTGCCTTTAAATAATGGCAGAACCATTTGCAGTTCACTCATTGTGAAAAACTACATGTTTCACTGTGATGATGAAAGTTAGTATtgctagaaccccccccccccccccccccctctcgcgccATTTTTCTTTCCTCTTCTACCCCTGTATTAGCTCTCTCCCACTCCAACAGTTTTGCTCTTCTTTCAGATCCACAGTCACTGCACCCACCATTCACACAGGAAACATGTTGATTATGCTTTCGCCACTAAGTTCTGGACCGTGAAATGATGAACACGGGGCAGCTTATTGTATTTATgactttaatctaaatatacaaACCAGCTCATAGTTATTCTCTTCCATATTTTTACCATTATTGGGTCCCAGGCTTTCCATGCATGTTTACTGTAATTTCATGTTTGAAAGTAGGTAGTGTCACATAACAGACAAATCATTATTTTTAACAGCTGCACCTATTTCTAAAAATGTTAGATCTGATAGCAGCTGACTGCTTAAATgagtaaattaatattttattttatatagtacaCATATGTACATCTTAAAATACTGTTTGATATTTTTGTACTGTCATGTATATACCACTGTTGTATTTGAAattaaatatgtatgttgagaaaagaTTACAAATTGTTTGTTTATGAAATTGATTTGTGACCACTGATAACTACTTTAATTCCCTATCAGAGCACTGCACTATAATACCTGAATGTATTAGGCCACAGTAGTAGTGATACAGGTACATTTgagtggattttatttctcattCTTGTGTTTTCCTGCCTAACTCTTCTTTATGTACTGGTTATTCGCAGTTTTACATTAGATGAAATTAACCAAAAGTGGGCCATGACATTTAGATTATTAAATGGTGCAGTTTATGTAGCTGTGCAGCAGTGTTATACAGACTAGATCTCTCAAACTGACCAGCATGGTAGTTACACATTTGTGCCCAACCAGTGTGTCTTAAGAAAAGAAGTACATTCTGGATTTTTGTAAACCTGGATCGTTGTAAGAGAGGCTTTGCAGTTCTCAGgattcctttcctcctcctctatCTAGTGATTTTTTTTCTGAGGCTTTCTTGGATTGTCAGTTTCTGCATTTGCAGTACTCTGAAGCATTTGTGTCTGTTTCGTTTTCTTTGTGTACCTCAGTTCTTCTTACTTATATATCCAGCCTGTTCATTTGCTATTGTGTTGCAGGTGTCAATGTGAACACTGCTTTGAAACAGATCTCCATGCCATTGTATCTTGTGCAAATCTTTTCATATATGCATAATTACTGCACCCTATATCTatttgaatctgctttctgtatttactgctttgtgtccctctacaatttttactgccgccaccaccaccaaattcctaaattaattatttcttggtgcttTAGGATATGTCCTATCAATGTATCCAGTCTGTCAGTCAAATTGCAC
Encoded proteins:
- the LOC124594220 gene encoding uncharacterized protein LOC124594220, yielding MAQLPSRVYESTVQLQTITVMGKTKTGKTAVAFSILAFLFIFISFVTPYWLETDGKLQNPKFIRIGLWQVCFNGLEEIHHWYDPKFYGCWWVFEEEYYIIHDLLLPGFFVATQFFFTLSFTLLLIASFLVALYTCCSKDHDRFVLLLFVIGSDMILAAISGTLAVIIFGARGDGRDWLPNWEHNEISWSYALAVFGVVFLYLSGILFLVEGRVHRKRQKREREAAQSAYHMEPRKAAHTVI